The genome window ACACCTTCGCCGCTGAAATAGTCAGCGTTCCACCATTGGGCATCGCATCCCGAGCATTAACACATAGGTTCAAAATAATCTGGTGAAGGTAGGTCGGATCGACTAAAATCATGTCTAGAGCGGGCTGGGTTTTCTGTGATGGGGGAATATTGATCTGAGTTTTGATGGATGTAGGAAAGCTCTGCTGAATGATGATGGTTTCTTCTTGCAACAGAGCTGCCCAATCAATAAGCTCCCGTGCTCCTTCACTCATACGAGTCACTGAAAGAATTTGTTTGACTAGGTTGCCTCCCCGTTTAGCGCTAGATTCTATAAAGTTTAATTGTTCTAACCCTTTGGCATCGAGTCCCTTCTGCGTCAACTTGAGAAGCTGAGCCAGAGTCAGAATTGGAGTGAGAATATTGTTGAGGTCGTGGGCAATGTCGCTCGCCAAACTCCCGAGGCTCTCTAGCCGTTGAGCCTGATAAAACTGCGCCTCCAGATTTTTCTTTTCAGTAATATCGGTGGAGATGACACCGATCGCGTAAGGGGTACCTGTGGCATTGTACAGCGGAAACTTGACGGTGATATAGCTGTGAATGCCATCGGCTAGGGGGGCAGTATCTTCAATCTGCATTGCAGCCAGCAGAGAAGACTTCGCGATAAACGCCCTCTCCACTGCATCGAATCAGGAGATCAGGCAGAGCCGCTAAAATCGCTCGATTTTTAGCTTCACTTTCCTGTAGAGACAATTCGGCTTGTTTGCGATCACTGATATTCGTCGCCACCGTCGTCACCTGCCAGCACGCGGCAGCCTTATCCCACTGAGAAGTCAATGTTTCAGAAATCCAGCGGATGGTATCAGTTTTATCTCGGAAGCGGTACTCGACGGTGAAACTTGCTTCAGCAAAAATGGGCTCATAGGCGGGTCTGATTACCCTCTCGAGATCTTCTGATACTACCCGTGACTGCCAGAGATGGGGATCTCCCATCATTTCAGCCTGGGAGTACCCATAGACGGTATCACATCCAACCGACATAAATCCATGAACATAGCTGTGATCCGGATAGGCTGCAAACTCACCGATCGCTGCTCCTACATTGTCAAAAATCCGGCTGAGTTGCGTTTCGGATTTCTGGAGAGCGGCTTCAGCACGTTTGCGATCGCTGATATCGCGCAAAATAGAGAGATGACGACCGGGAATAAAATGAGCGATCGCGTTGAACTCAGTATCTTTGATTTGACCATCAGGTTGATGAATCTGAAACTCTCCCGACAACTCACCGTCATGCAAAAACTGCTGCCAGACCTCTGCTATATCGATTGCTGGGTCTGCAATATCAGCAACGTTACACCTCAGCAAGTCTTCACGCGTCATGCTTAGTAACTCGCACGCTGCTGGATTGGCATTGATATAGTCACCCTCATCATCAGCGATCAAAATAGCTTCCAGGGCATGGTCAAATAGGGCTTGCCATTGGTTTTCTTGTTGCTGCAGCTCTTGATTGGCTTCCATCAATTGTTCGGTGCGCTCTCTTACCTGCATCGCCAATTGATTACGAGCCGCTTTTAACTGCTCCCGTTCTTGGGCTAAAGCTTCCTGGGCAATTTCGAGATCTTGGTTTTTCTTGCCCAGTTTGGCTTGGGTCGCTTGCAGTTGTTCGAGAGTTTCCCGTAACTCCTCATTGACCCCCTTGAGCTGAGCCATCTGCAGTGATG of Cyanobacteria bacterium GSL.Bin1 contains these proteins:
- a CDS encoding response regulator — translated: MKILVVEDETTVVYGIEALLVSHHYTVDLAADGSEGLEMAEAYDYNLIVLDIGLPNLDGVSLCQQLRSKGIQTPILLLTGEEASAQTKATALNVGADDYVTKPFEAEELLARIQSLLRRGDLKAPPILHWGQLSLDPSQLQVSYGKKLLNLTPKEYSSLEVLLRYAPKIQSARAILEQGWSALEIVGEETVRNHVKELRKKLKAAGAPEDFIKTVHRQSYRLNPLYDEVQFASTDESSSLQMAQLKGVNEELRETLEQLQATQAKLGKKNQDLEIAQEALAQEREQLKAARNQLAMQVRERTEQLMEANQELQQQENQWQALFDHALEAILIADDEGDYINANPAACELLSMTREDLLRCNVADIADPAIDIAEVWQQFLHDGELSGEFQIHQPDGQIKDTEFNAIAHFIPGRHLSILRDISDRKRAEAALQKSETQLSRIFDNVGAAIGEFAAYPDHSYVHGFMSVGCDTVYGYSQAEMMGDPHLWQSRVVSEDLERVIRPAYEPIFAEASFTVEYRFRDKTDTIRWISETLTSQWDKAAACWQVTTVATNISDRKQAELSLQESEAKNRAILAALPDLLIRCSGEGVYREVFSAGCNAD